The Apium graveolens cultivar Ventura chromosome 10, ASM990537v1, whole genome shotgun sequence nucleotide sequence tctcatagccttatatctttatatactcaacAATCAAAATATACTTGCTTAACCTTGACTATTCTTCAAATCACACtattataactcatacgagtacatgatttattcataactaaatctttacgaccataactTTAAGTTATAGTTCTTTAATATCAAACaacttaattccctttttcttttactccttaattcgaaccacaacaaccatccaacaaacaaataaatcacatatctcctagaatttcacatgcaatcacttagCAAGGTAATGGAACCAAATCAATCGCTTTTATACTTATATTCCATTCGGCTATAAACACAAAAACACAACCAAGTGTACTCAATTTCAATcatacataatcaaacacaaataaaCCTCTTTTGGTAACATGCAAATTACAAGAGTCTCTTACGCAATTAAGCTTCATTCTTTTTAATCCAAAAACCGAATCATAATCACATTAAGAATCGAAAATCAACACCTTCTTCAattatcaaaattcgaacacaagCACCATCCAATCATTGACATGCAACCAAGTTCTCCCTTTTAATAATCACTAGAAACTACTATAATTAGCATGTAAACTcacaaaatcaacttaattctctttttaaccATAATACCCATTCGGAGTtttcaagaaaacacacatgcaaagatcaatcttgacatgcaaagttttaaatcacaatttaaggaccaaacaatgacatgcatcactaattcttcttttaaaccaacatgcaatcacattctcactaattaagcttagtttaCACTAAGAATTAAGTCACAAAATCCAATTCCCTTCTTTATTAATACAAATGCCGAACCAAAAATTATCATGCAATAACAATTTCACTTCTTTTAAACCATTAGCCATtctaataacaatccataatcactttattcaacaaaaatcaaatccataacttcaaagatcaaaaccattcgggtttttcaagaataacacacgcaacaatcAAAAATAAGTATTTGGTGTAGTAGAGCTCAGTGtttacatcatcactcaccaccggttcaccggagttcatcaccggtggcggcggcttcacggtggtgccctcattcgaggatatccaaccataaaacctccgATTATTCCTaaaaatcacaacaacaaacacATGCAAGACATGATCACCATAAATTCACATCATCTTGATTCTATAAAACAAGAACTCGGCAAGGCCGAACCTACACACACATACATCCGCATGCAAGTACCAAACTACACATGCAAGTGGACCAAAGCTTTTATATAGAACAAGGATGAAATTCTatggaagaatccataaaaaTCAAGTGAAGAAGAGATATGTACCGAGAGGAAAAAGATAGAGAAtttgagagtgagagagagaaaaagagagagaggtGATTGAGAAAATGGGAGAAAAAGAAAGAAGTGGTCGGGTGGAAAAGAAAGAAATAGGAAGAGAATGAGTTTATATATAATGAGGGGGGCAGGGGTAATTTGGTAATTCACTAATCCCCCTTTTTGATTGATTTAccttctctttttactcaaataagatagaaatcgaatattgaatatatccctctcggaaagtcaaaaattattgcgaatgacaattttaagacgtagatctcgaaattagctttccaaccattactcataataagattttgagcgcacggttgattttatacgatttttacaagtttgtgctaataatagcatttatcacataaaaatcaatttaatatgcaacaatcacaaaataaatccgtctatcatttttagaaagtctttGGGACTATTTtaaagataacaaaacaaatcccatgcctttatcttactcagataattttataaaaatgtgcgagggttaaataaaccttatttaaatcaaataattcccttaaattcataaaaatatcaacagatcacgtaatcacgcATACAGACAAGAAAGCACACATATgaacacatcacaactcatgtctgatcataaaaatttgtccttctttaatattattcctttctacgcgtaccgggtcacgttcagcctgacggcccgacgcaCAGCATTTCAATTACGCTTTACAATATCATTCTCGACCAACACGTCACTAGATCGCATTACTTTACTCAAGCATTTCATTACtcataataacacataattcacatttgaaacactttaatcccctttttaggacgggttccgttctacctgacagcccgacaacacagcttaattcctaaactgactctttaaattggaacgcgtCTATCTACGCTCCCATATTCTAATATATagtaaagacaattaaccaatcacttaatcacataattataatcactttacataaatcacactttattcacttaattacgtcgcaaaatcCTCAGTCGTCATAATAAACCTACTCACAATCCCCACTGCGTATGCAATATCTGGCCTTGTGTGCACTAAGTAACGAAGCCCCCCAACTAAACTCTTCAACTCTGTAGTGTCAACTGCAACACCCTTTTCATCTTTGTGCAAACCCTCCTTCGGATCCATAGGGTATTTAGTAGAGTTGCATTCTGCCATTCCTACCTTTTCGAGTATCTTTTTGGCGTAACCCATCTGCTTCAACTTAATAAACCCAGGACCTTGTTCAACTTCAATACCTAAATAGTATTTCAGTTTTCCCAGGTCTGACATGTCGAAATTTCCATTCATCTTTTCTTTAAATTCTTTAATCATCGAAAGACTTGAGCCTGTTACCAGAATGTCGTCTATGTAAACAGCGATAATCAGAACCTCATTTCCCACCTTTTTAGAGTAGACTGTTGTTTCGTAAGGGCGCCTttcaaatccaagttcaagtagGCACTTGTTCAGTTTTGAATACCAGGCCCGAGGTGCCTGACGAAGCCCGTAGAGTGCCTTCAAAAGTCTGTACATCAGATGTTCTTTAACCTGTTTAACATATCCCTCAGGTTGTGTAACACAGATTTCCTATTCAATTTCTCCGTTTAGAAAAGTCGTTTTGACGTCGAGGTGATGAACCTCCCAGCCTTCTTAGCATCAAGTGCGAGTAGCATGCGAACTATTTCAATCCTGGTAACTGGTGCGAAAATTTCCTCAAAATCAACTTCAAATCTCTGAACATAACCTTTCACCATAATTCTTGCTTTATGTTTTAGAACTTCACCACTCGCGTCTCTTTTCAACTTGTAAAACCATTTTAAATCTATAGCATTTCTCCCTTGTGGCGGCTATGTTAAATACCATGTCTTATTTTTTTCAACAGACTCCATCTCTTAGTTCATCGCCTTTCTCCAGTTCGCATCTCTGGCTGCTTGTCCATAATTAGTTGGCTCGTCTACTCCCATCAACAACAATTCTTCGTCCTCAATTTCTACCTCCTCAGTATTAGCATAAACATCTCTTAGTGATCTAAATTTCCTTGGTTCGCAGTCGATGTCTGAATCAGTACTCCCTGAGTCGCTACCTTCACTTATCTGTTCATTATCTGCAGATACATCACTATCTTCTTCAGGAAGAGCATCCATTGGTTCGTTTGCGTCGTAGTTCAGTACAGAAAAAATTTTGAGGGGAGCACCAGTTTCACCTGTCTCCTCAGACCAGGGCCACGACTTATCTTCATCGAAACACACATCCCTGCTAACGAGCACTTTCTTGGTTGTTGGATCGTACAACCTATACGCTTTAGTTCCAGGTTCCTTTCCAAGATTTACAACAACTCTACTTCGATCATCAAGTTTTTTCAGATTCACATTTGGCACTTTCATATACGCAACACATCCAAAAACCTTTATGTGCCCAACTTGTGGTTTTTCCCCAGACCATGCCTCATATGGCGTAACATTAGATACAGCGCATGTAGGCAATCGATTAAGTACATATATTGAATTTCTTATAGCCTCTCCCTAGAACAAACTAGACATTTTCATTGTTTTGACAAAACTCCTTACCATTTCAATCATAGTCCTATTGCGTCGTTCAACCACCCCATTTTGCTGAAGCGAATAGGGGGCTGTGAAATGGGGATTTATTCCAGCTTCTTCACAATAAGCAATGAACTCTTTAGACATGAACTCGCCTCCACGATTAGTTCTGAAAGTTCTGATCTTTCTATCATTTGTCTCAACGAAAGTACGAAAACTTATAAATGCTCTATAGGCTTCATCTTTATGACTTAATAAATAAGCCCACATTACACGAGTGTAGTCATCTACTAAGAGGAACACGTACCTGTTGCTTGCGGTTGTGCTTGGCGATATAGGGCCACAAAGAACGCCGTGCACTAGTTCCAAAGCTTGTTTGGCAGAGAAATTCGATTTTGAAGGGAATGACTTTCTTGCTTGCTTTGACATCAAACACCCCTCACATATCTCTTTTGGTTGACTAATTTTGGGCAGGCCTTGTACCATCTTTGTTTCTGATATTAACTTCATCGCTTTGTAGTTAACATGTCCAAACGGCATATGCCATAACCAGCTTTCTTTCTCACAACTTGACAACAAGCACTTATTTTCGCTGGTGTTgagaatgattttataaagtctatTCATCGATTTCTTTACCTTCATCATAAGATTTCCTTGACTGTCTCGTACCCACAAGAAGTCACCTCTCATAACCACCTGATTACCTTCTTCTAACAATTGACTGAGGTTGATTATGTTACAACACAACGATGGTATATAGTAAACATCTCTGAGCGTCTTCTCTTCCCCATTCTTGCACTTAAGAACTATTAAGCCTTTTCCCTTTATGTTGACCAACGATCCATCTCCAAATTTCACTTGTCCACCCATACTTTCATCAAGCACGCGAAATTTGAATTTGTCCCGTCATGTGATTGCTAGCTCCGTTGTCAAGATACCATAAATTTGATTTCACCTTATTCATCATTACTTCATTACTCAATTTTGGTATCGTTTCTTCATTGATCAGCAACAccatttctttcttttcttctttctcaGCCAACAATAAAGTCGGTTCACCGTCCGGTATCTGTGCAATATTCGCCTCCCTGGTGTCCCTGTCACGTTTTGGTTTTTGACATTCTATGGCAAAGTGTCCATAGCTGCTACAGTTGAAACACCTGATTTTACTTTTATCACGAACACCACGCACTATATCTTTTCCACGAAATTCAAAGTTACCTCGAGGCCTCTGTCTTGAAGCGTCTGTTCCTCCCTTATTTCCTCGTTTCAGCCATTCCTCCCGAGTTAACAAGAGCTTTCCATCTCCTCTTTCTCATTTTTCCCACTCCTCCTCCGTGAGCAATAGTTGACTCCCACTGCCTTTACTTGTCCCTCGTAACCTTTCTTCGTGCGCCTTCAAGGACCCTATTGTTTCCTCCATATACATCATCTCTAGATTTCCAAACTGCTCAATGGTCGAAGCAATTTGAAGAAATTTCTTAGGCACTGCTCGTAGCAATTTCTTGACTATATACGACTCAGGTATGGTTTCTCCCAAAGCCCGTATATTAGTCACCAAACCACCGAGTTTTAGATAGAAATCGTCGAGTGATTCAGACTCCTTCATGCTCATTGCTTCGAATTCAGCCTTCAATGTTTAAATTCTAGCAGTCTTTATGCGTTTGGCACCTTGACACGTAATTCTAATGGCCTCGCATGCCTCCTTTGCAGTCCATTTCTCAGCGAGTGACAGAAGTATGTCCTCGGGAATTCCCTGGTAAATCACCGCCAAAGCGATCTTATCAATTATGTCCTCCAGATTCTTTTCAATTGTGTCTACAGCTTTCCAAACTCcatgagcttgtatgttgacCTTCATATTTATTGCCCATGTTACTTAATTCCCTTTGTCAGCATTGGACAGCTCAAGCTAACTGCTCCGTCTTTAATTTTTCCTGATTCTACCGTTGACTTCCTGGGCATGAACTTAGGCATCCACCAATGTCCCCtgtgctctgataccagattGTAGAAATATAACCTGACTTATGATAAtaataagtatatatattttaAACTGGAAAACAAAGATGCACGCTAACTTAATAACATGTATTCTGGAGCTGCAAGTACATAATATAGAGCCACAACGTGGCAAGAAAATAGGAACAACCAAACTGGAAATCCTACAACAACTCTACTGCTAACGTTTATTTCCTGAAAATACTCTGCAAAGCAAAGACCAAGTCATACTCTGATTTCTTTGCCAGAAAATCAAAATAAACGAATAAAATATAAATCAATAAACAAGTTTAGAATAAAACCCTACAGACTGATCTTAGTGATTGATTCGTTGAATGCTATAGAAAATGCGGGTATATTCTCTTTTTGATGCAAAATGTTTCTCAACCTCAAATAAGAGACATACTTGAAGAACAAGTTACCTTTGGATGGGTTTAAGGTTTCATCTACACCATCCGTGAAAAGCCCAAGTTAACTATGGTTTGAGCACACGAAACTTCATAACTGACATGGAACGGGGAGGAGTCCTATGTAGGCACCTTTGACCTCATATGTGACCCATGGAATTAACACACGTTGTGACCTCTAGACATACTCATACGACCCCCGAAGAAGTCTTTGCTACGAGCCTTCATGCATAGATGATATGAATATCACAGTGGAACGCCCCCACCTTTCACTAGTCTTCGATAATGTGAGGCAACTTTAAAGGAGCCTGAATGTCTTCGAGTAATAATTGGTCTTCAAATTGATGATAGTAATAACGTGGGGGCCTCTGTAGAGGGCTCGCTATTGTGCTAGCGACGACCCCTGTGGGCGCTGACCATCTTTAACATCATAAATAGGGCCGATAGTGCAATTTTGTGTGATCCTGAAATGGGCTCATATTTATAATGACAATTGGGCCCATTTATGACTGGGCTGCAGAATGAATAAAGTGGGCAAAACAGGAAGGATGTGTAATATGTTTAGCAAGATATACACATTTATACTGGTTCATACCTCACCAAATTGTAAAATTAAACGAATTTAAACCGACTAAAGTACAAATTTTATGTACACAAACTAGTGTCAAAGAATATGGAAACACAACGATTGCTATGACCTAACTAAAAGTGATGATTCAAAATGGCTACACTTCTGGAAATCCAAACTTAAAAACTCGATCTCACTAAATCTCACTACATTACAAATGGATAAAAGCTAGGAACAAGAATATTTAGAATGAAAGATAATATAGGGATGACACTAAAAGCAGAAACTCGCATAGAAACTAATGAAAAAACAGCCGATATGTACCATAGTAAACTATTCATGTCTTTCCCCTTCCTGTAGAGCCTTCACGTTGATTACGAAAGTGACTCAGAAGCTGTTGAGCCTGCATGGAATACTGATTATTAGAAACTCGTATCATCTTCTTGTTTGTTAAAAATAAGAGGTAAATGGGGAAATAGAAAACAACAATGATCTTCCAGCTTTTGTTGATTGTGGTACTTTTTTGTATCTGAGTTACGTAAACAAGTAAAGAGTACCCCCAGAGCAGTAACTTAAGCTTATTATTCTTCATATAAGATAACTACATAGACGAGAGCACAGGGGAGAAGATTGTGGCATTGTTCAGTTCCTTGTAAATGTGCATGTACACAGTACACCCAGGTTTCTGTGCTACATGGACGCTAAGACGTATTGAACCTACTTGCATGGACCGAAAAGTAAAAACATATTAAAACATGAAGCTGAGTAAAGCTGCATACCTTCTCCTTGGCCCTTGTCGTGCCAGACTGGGATAGCAAAACCAGAGGTGGGACTGCTCCTTCTTGTAGAACCAGACGACAATATTTGGTACTACTAATGCACAATTGCAACAGTATGGTGGCAGCATTTTCTTTACCCCTCTGGGATCCTGAGTCAAGAATCTCAACTAATGCTGGTATGCCGCCCTCCCGTGCAATTGCCAAACCCCCTTCTGTAACTGTTGATAAATTAGCAAGTACTGCAACAGCTTTGTCAACCATTTCTGATTCCGGGTCGATCAACGAAACAAGATACTTTACAGCTCCAGCCTGAACTATACGAGCCTTGTTTTCATGAAATATTGATAAATTAAACAATGCCGTTGCAGCATCTTTTTTCCCTCTAAGAGTACCAGATCCTAAAAGACCAACCAACGCTTTAACTGCACCAGAACGACCAATCTTTATCCTGTACTCCTCTATCATTGAGATGCTAAACAGAGTTGCTGCAGCATTCTCCTTGGCACCTGAATTTCCTGTTTCAAGAACATGGATGAGTGGTTCAATAGCTCCGGCTTCAGCAATTGTGGTCTTAACATTCCCATTTATTGATAGATTTAGTAGCGCCGTTACAGCATGTTCTTGGGTTTGCTTCACATCTGAGTACAACAATGCAATTAATGGTTCAACACCTCCGCAACTACTGATAATGTTACGATTCTCCAAGTTGTGTTTTGCAAGATATCGCAATTCTGCTGCAGCTGTAGTTTGCACTTCGTCAGATGGACTGCACAGGTCATTAACCAGTTTCTTGACATGAGAATTTGTGGTCAAATCATTAGATCCTGAATCCAGTGGCAAAGAGAGTGTTCTTGGATAGTTACGATCTCCACCAGCAGACCTTTCGGCCAACACGTTTGAGCTGTGGTACTGTTTCCCAGTCAACAATGGGGAAGGACTGAGATTCTTTTTAGGAGGAGAAGACGGAGATTGGCACTCAGATGTCATTTCTCCGGAAAAGTCGCACTCATTCCTTTGCTTATTGGATGTCCTTGAACCATCAGACGATATTGTAGGTACATAACCAGCACTAGTAATCTGACTAGAAGCAGATCCACTTCTACTGTGATGGCACGACTGTTCAGGGGATGAATGGTCAAACTTATCCGCAACAGATCCATTAGATTTTTTCTCACTGAAGCCAGGATCACCATTAACCTTTAGCTTGTCAAAGCTATTAACTTCAAGAGATGATCTCGACGAGGAATTGCTACTGTCTCGTGACTGATGGAAATCATCCCTGATGGCATCTTGCAGATACAGAGCTTCAATTTTGGGGGCCTTGGCCACAACTCTAGTACACTCTGAGAGATTTATTTTGTTTTCCTCACACCAATTTGCTATCAGAGCTTTGACTGTATAATTAGGAATAAGATTAGTGTGCGAGAGCATTTGACGGGTTATAGGGCATATAGTTAACCCATTGTCCAACAATGTTTGAATGCAGGTCCTCTCGTAGGTTTGACCAGTAGCCACAATAACTGGATCTAACATGAGTCGTAGAGACAAAGGACAGCGAAAATATAGAGGGACAGCAATGCCGTTTATAGACTTAAACCTCTCAAATTTAACCAAACAATTCCGGATATCAGTGATAAGGTTCACCAGCTGGTTAGTAAGATCTAAATCCCCTTGACTTTTATTAGTCGCAGCTTTCATCCTCTCCTTTTCTAATGCAATACTCTCTTTCAGCAGCTCCAGGTCAGCTGTCAAGCTAAGCGACTCAATGATCACTGATAGATTATCAGAATCAGGATCCAATCCACGCTGTTGTCTCTTTAAAGCATGTTCAATTGGTTCTGATATTTTTTTCAATTCAGCACACTGGAATTCCTGCTTACAGTGCTGAAATTGATTACCGACATTAGTTACTGACTTGATTAGCTTTGTTGGACACACAGAAATGATGACATCGTATGTACCACAACAATATGAACTAAAAAAACGTAAAAAACAGGAAACCTGTTGAAAACTTTAATAAGAGAAGGTAATATAGGATCACTATACGAGAAAGGATGTTATCTCCACAGGTCTTCCCAATAACTTACAAATCTATCAGACAATATATTCCAAATCCAACAATAGAGGCTGGTAGAAAATAACAGAACTTGTGGAAATACACATAGGGGTTCTATCCCAAGTTCTCAATAAATTGTTGGAAGAACAAATAAAGAACCAACAGGGTCGAGGTAATGAGCTTAAATTCTTGCTGGCCCTCCCCGTATAGTCAAAATTTAATatgttaaaaaaatataatgtaCCAGAAAAACAACATTGTGCATACCTGAACCTCAAATAAACTTGATGGGGATGGAGATGACTGTAACAATCTACATAAGATATGAGAAATATTGATTGAAGAACCTTGGATTTTAAGCAACAAAGCTTCACCCCTGAGAACCTGAAGAGATTAGAAGAGCCAAAAAACGGTAAACAATGTAATGctttataaaacaaaaaaaaaaaaacttatCAATATAGGAGCATTTTTTGTCTTGCAATGTTGAAAGGAAAAAAGGTACTCACACTGCAAATCTTGCTCATTTTAGGAGACCAGTTCTCCATAAACTCCCTTGCCTCATTTACTGCTACATCTAGTTTTTCGCACTCTTTACAAAGAATTTCATCTGAACTCACTTTTGATTCAACAATATTATCAAGAATTAGTTTCAAGATCTTCAGTGAACCGGCTATATTCCTATAACCATTTTGAGTAGGCATATTCTTCATTTCAAATGATGAGAGCAGATGGAGAAATCGAGAAATGCTGTTAATGAGACAGCTTACAGACTTGGTGTCCATCTGACCTGATAACAGAACAGAGTATACAACTCAGAATACTAGCCACAGAGGGGAAAAGCAGTATAAATCCATGGCATGAATACTTATATTTTTTCCGCTTCATAGAAATCAGATTAGGATTCGACATCTCCATAATTTACAACAGCTACCTTTGATTTGCCTGATTATAACAAAGGACATGTATAGGTTAAAAGTACACTCAAATGGTTGATTCTAATAATACGCGTTGGCTAATCCTGTATGGAATTACCATTCAGATTCCAATAATTGTACAAAGTAATTCAACAATGATATCATTGTGTATTTACTACAAGTTTCAAGTCTTTGACAGGGCACTTAATATCGTAGACAACTAGACAAGATCTTGTTGTAATAATTATCATGATCTAACTCATCTAGGTATACTCGAAATGAATTCCATAACTTTTCAGTAGCCAGGAATCAGAATTATTATCATTATGAAATAACtagaaaaatattttatctaGCTAAAATGTATTTAAGATCATATTGCAACTAAACTTCTCTTTTGTTGCAACACATAATCACTTAATCCCCACATATACATAGAACACTTGGAATGTTGATTACTTCCATCTGACTAAGTGAAAACAAATCTGAAGGTATTGCTCAGTTGAAAAGAATGGCTTTATAATGTGAGAATGAAATGAAAATAAGAGGTGTAGACTAAGGACTAAGAAGTGGAGGTGAAAAAATATGAGAGAGATAACAATTAAATATGATAAAAAATGTGAAGAACTCGCAGGAAGCAAGTAATAACGATTGATTTAAGATTAA carries:
- the LOC141689877 gene encoding U-box domain-containing protein 3, which gives rise to MDTKSVSCLINSISRFLHLLSSFEMKNMPTQNGYRNIAGSLKILKLILDNIVESKVSSDEILCKECEKLDVAVNEAREFMENWSPKMSKICSVLRGEALLLKIQGSSINISHILCRLLQSSPSPSSLFEVQHCKQEFQCAELKKISEPIEHALKRQQRGLDPDSDNLSVIIESLSLTADLELLKESIALEKERMKAATNKSQGDLDLTNQLVNLITDIRNCLVKFERFKSINGIAVPLYFRCPLSLRLMLDPVIVATGQTYERTCIQTLLDNGLTICPITRQMLSHTNLIPNYTVKALIANWCEENKINLSECTRVVAKAPKIEALYLQDAIRDDFHQSRDSSNSSSRSSLEVNSFDKLKVNGDPGFSEKKSNGSVADKFDHSSPEQSCHHSRSGSASSQITSAGYVPTISSDGSRTSNKQRNECDFSGEMTSECQSPSSPPKKNLSPSPLLTGKQYHSSNVLAERSAGGDRNYPRTLSLPLDSGSNDLTTNSHVKKLVNDLCSPSDEVQTTAAAELRYLAKHNLENRNIISSCGGVEPLIALLYSDVKQTQEHAVTALLNLSINGNVKTTIAEAGAIEPLIHVLETGNSGAKENAAATLFSISMIEEYRIKIGRSGAVKALVGLLGSGTLRGKKDAATALFNLSIFHENKARIVQAGAVKYLVSLIDPESEMVDKAVAVLANLSTVTEGGLAIAREGGIPALVEILDSGSQRGKENAATILLQLCISSTKYCRLVLQEGAVPPLVLLSQSGTTRAKEKAQQLLSHFRNQREGSTGRGKT